In Mercenaria mercenaria strain notata unplaced genomic scaffold, MADL_Memer_1 contig_1570, whole genome shotgun sequence, the following are encoded in one genomic region:
- the LOC123543797 gene encoding 5-hydroxytryptamine receptor-like — translation MNISEYSNYKPNISYTETGVIANDSSTLLEVSRWYFLVINIIFIPPTVFGNTLILVSLTRFKSLRSVRAYILVGNLAVSDLLVGLISMPMDVVFVLSTFASSSKTFCLWYFSLLFTSIGLSVVNLFLLSLERFHAIASPIKHKLRFTKRRIFIMITLTWIAILFVGFLPLFGINKKLEGDFVCKKKSILTPTYINIVITILLSSIFMNAIFFFIIVRIATKTMHRQVLRKSLQHEKRLKKEIRHTRNMLIITGLFILFWGPFCIAILIPGDSTILLFVKQLLSSLGLINSCLNWIVYGVRCKKFRTAFRSILTCRCTQREFKLPPTSS, via the coding sequence ATGAATATTTCtgaatattcaaattataaaCCAAACATCTCCTACACGGAGACTGGTGTAATAGCGAACGATTCCAGTACACTTTTAGAAGTCTCAAGATGGTATTTTCTCgttataaacattattttcatacCACCGACAGTGTTTGGAAATACACTTATACTTGTTTCTTTGACGCGATTTAAAAGTCTGCGTAGTGTGAGAGCATATATACTGGTTGGGAATTTAGCAGTTTCAGACCTCTTGGTAGGATTAATTTCTATGCCAATGGATGTAgtgtttgttttatcaacatttgcTTCGTCGTCGAAAACGTTTTGTTTATGGTATTTTAGTCTCTTATTTACTTCTATCGGACTTTCTGTTgtgaatttatttcttttgtcacTGGAGAGGTTTCACGCAATTGCAAGCCCAATCAAACACAAATTGCGCTTCACGAAACGAAGGATCTTTATCATGATAACACTCACTTGGATTGCTATACTTTTCGTTGGGTTTTTACCTTTATTTGGAATAAACAAAAAACTAGAAGGAGACTTTGTGTGTAAGAAAAAATCGATATTAACGCCTACATATATAAACATTGTAATAACAATACTACTGTCATCAATATTTATGAATGCGATATTCTTTTTCATCATCGTTCGTATTGCAACAAAAACTATGCATCGCCAAGTTTTGAGAAAATCGCTACAACACGAAAAGAGGCTAAAGAAGGAAATTCGCCATACACGCAATATGTTGATCATTACAGGATTATTTATTCTTTTCTGGGGACCATTTTGCATAGCTATTTTGATTCCCGGTGACTCTACAATCTTATTGTTTGTGAAACAGTTGTTGTCAAGCCTGGGTCTCATTAATTCTTGCTTAAACTGGATTGTTTATGGAGTAAGATGCAAGAAATTTAGAACTGCTTTCAGGAGTATCCTTACCTGCCGGTGTACGCAACGGGAATTTAAGCTGCCACCAACTTCCTCCTAA